A DNA window from Xyrauchen texanus isolate HMW12.3.18 chromosome 6, RBS_HiC_50CHRs, whole genome shotgun sequence contains the following coding sequences:
- the LOC127645259 gene encoding guanine nucleotide-binding protein G(I)/G(S)/G(O) subunit gamma-12-like, producing MSSKMAGSNNLVHAKRMVQQLRVEASIERIKVSKASADLMRYCGEHAKFDPLLMGIPASENPFKDKKSCNIL from the exons ATGTCATCTAAAATGGCGGGCTCAAACAACCTAGTACATGCTAAGAGGATGGTTCAACAACTGAGAGTTGAGGCCAGTATTGAGAGGATAAAG GTGTCCAAGGCCTCAGCAGATCTCATGCGCTACTGTGGTGAACATGCCAAATTCGACCCCCTTCTCATGGGTATCCCTGCCTCAGAAAACCCCTTCAAGGATAAAAAGTCCTGCAATATATTGTAG